A single genomic interval of Paenibacillus sp. J23TS9 harbors:
- a CDS encoding GNAT family N-acetyltransferase, whose amino-acid sequence MNKDENYKTFVALFENKVVGCITMVQTMALEYEVGYLKINGLVVQKGFQQKGIGARLLNHAESYASEKELSYLILNCGFQRTNAHEFYESKGYDKLSYCFTKKVS is encoded by the coding sequence TTGAATAAAGATGAAAATTACAAAACATTCGTTGCATTGTTTGAAAACAAGGTAGTAGGTTGTATTACGATGGTACAAACAATGGCATTGGAATACGAAGTAGGATACTTGAAAATTAATGGTCTTGTTGTACAAAAAGGTTTTCAACAAAAAGGGATTGGAGCTAGACTTCTTAACCATGCAGAAAGTTATGCATCAGAGAAAGAACTCTCTTACCTTATATTAAATTGTGGATTTCAACGAACAAATGCGCATGAATTTTATGAGTCCAAAGGTTATGATAAATTATCGTACTGTTTTACTAAAAAAGTCAGTTAA
- a CDS encoding N-acetyltransferase, with protein MKIIDLLKDDKNKINQTATLLHESFEAWGTLELAINEVIESLQENRISRVLMNDKGVVIGWIGGQSQYNGNVWEIHPLVINKAYRRNGFGKMLVNDFEKQVAQRGGVTILLGSDDENNQTNVSNQNLYSELPSFIENFYSEAHPINFYLKLGFIIIGIIPDANGIGKPDILMAKQVK; from the coding sequence ATGAAAATTATTGATCTTTTGAAAGATGATAAAAATAAAATTAATCAAACAGCAACTCTATTACATGAAAGTTTTGAAGCTTGGGGCACATTGGAATTGGCAATTAATGAAGTTATTGAATCACTACAAGAAAATAGAATAAGTCGTGTATTAATGAATGATAAGGGTGTTGTCATTGGATGGATTGGTGGTCAAAGCCAGTACAACGGAAATGTTTGGGAAATACATCCTCTAGTAATTAATAAAGCATATAGAAGAAATGGTTTTGGGAAAATGCTTGTTAATGATTTTGAGAAGCAAGTTGCACAACGTGGTGGAGTAACAATATTACTTGGTTCGGATGATGAAAACAATCAAACTAATGTTTCTAACCAAAACCTATACAGTGAGCTTCCTTCGTTTATCGAGAATTTCTATAGTGAAGCTCATCCAATTAATTTTTATCTGAAATTGGGATTCATCATTATTGGAATTATCCCAGATGCAAACGGGATTGGTAAACCAGATATATTAATGGCAAAGCAAGTGAAATGA
- a CDS encoding ferritin-like domain-containing protein, whose product MKNTSKWVQYFASNNQNLKYIHWDDNYKLTTKERETVIKSIQQFQLGENSEGKHLIKRAQEYVQKTKDEDYYLALIEFIKEEQRHARDLGRFMRAQGIPPLRKHWVDNIFRRFRRNASLEQSIIVLVTAEIIAKIYYKALQKSTKSKVLIDLCDQILCDEGKHVQFQSETLHKLSQNRSAFFNRIVYILRRCLFEGTLIIVWYQHKPVFKAGGYKLKSYYYECRYEFNLTKELIANS is encoded by the coding sequence ATGAAAAACACTTCGAAATGGGTACAATACTTTGCAAGTAATAATCAAAACCTCAAATATATTCATTGGGATGACAACTACAAATTAACAACAAAAGAAAGAGAAACAGTAATAAAATCGATTCAACAGTTTCAATTAGGAGAGAATTCTGAAGGTAAACATCTAATTAAACGCGCACAAGAATATGTACAAAAGACAAAAGATGAGGATTACTATTTAGCACTTATAGAATTTATAAAAGAAGAACAGAGGCATGCTAGAGATCTTGGTAGATTTATGAGGGCGCAAGGGATTCCTCCCCTTCGTAAACATTGGGTAGATAATATATTTAGAAGATTTCGTCGAAATGCGAGTTTAGAACAATCAATTATAGTTCTAGTAACTGCTGAAATCATCGCGAAGATATACTATAAAGCCTTGCAAAAATCTACAAAGTCAAAAGTATTAATAGATTTATGCGATCAGATTTTGTGCGACGAGGGGAAACATGTTCAGTTTCAATCTGAAACACTTCATAAACTTTCTCAAAATAGAAGTGCTTTCTTTAACAGAATAGTATATATCCTTCGTAGATGCCTATTTGAAGGAACGTTAATCATAGTGTGGTATCAACATAAGCCTGTATTTAAAGCAGGGGGCTATAAACTCAAAAGTTATTATTATGAATGTCGTTATGAGTTTAACTTAACGAAGGAGCTTATAGCTAATTCATAG
- a CDS encoding putative holin-like toxin — MEMKDALTIMFFFGTFILVLLTYINHNNKRK, encoded by the coding sequence ATGGAAATGAAAGATGCATTAACGATCATGTTCTTCTTTGGAACGTTCATTCTTGTTCTTTTAACATACATTAATCATAACAACAAGAGAAAGTAA
- a CDS encoding VOC family protein, which yields MIKNKLLRMDNVGIVVESLEDAISFFEEIGLKLEGRATVEGEWAGRVTGLGSQCVEIAMMVTPDGHSRLELSKFLTPPTISDHRTAPVNSLGYLRVMFTVQDIDEMVSRLTKYGAQLVGEVVQYEDSYRLCYIRGIEGLLIGLAEQLGNK from the coding sequence ATGATAAAAAACAAATTACTAAGAATGGACAATGTCGGCATCGTTGTAGAATCCCTTGAAGACGCAATCTCTTTCTTCGAGGAAATTGGCTTGAAGCTCGAAGGTCGAGCTACTGTCGAAGGTGAATGGGCTGGCCGTGTAACCGGACTAGGTTCTCAGTGCGTAGAGATTGCTATGATGGTTACCCCAGATGGGCACAGCCGACTTGAGCTTTCGAAATTTCTGACCCCACCTACTATATCAGATCACCGGACTGCTCCTGTAAACTCCCTCGGTTATCTACGCGTCATGTTTACAGTTCAAGACATTGACGAAATGGTATCCAGACTCACTAAGTATGGTGCGCAGCTCGTTGGCGAAGTGGTTCAGTATGAGGACTCGTATAGGCTCTGCTACATTCGAGGAATCGAAGGACTTCTAATCGGTTTGGCGGAACAACTCGGTAACAAATAA
- a CDS encoding GrpB family protein has protein sequence MKNQKPVIIEEYNEEWPLAFNVIESILSNNLNGLALRIEHVGSTSVPSLAAKPIIDVDVVIESMEYLPGVIKKLEELGYVHEGDLGIKNREAFARTDAYVPYGSDGNEKYEHHLYVCNKESEELKRHITFREILRKHPSLVSEYANLKRELSNKFTNNRKAYTDGKTEFVTRVMNEFKDDF, from the coding sequence ATGAAGAATCAAAAACCAGTAATTATTGAAGAATACAATGAAGAATGGCCACTAGCATTCAATGTAATAGAATCAATTTTATCAAATAATCTTAATGGTTTAGCATTACGAATTGAACATGTTGGAAGTACATCGGTCCCGAGTCTTGCAGCCAAGCCAATCATTGATGTTGATGTAGTAATTGAATCTATGGAGTACCTGCCAGGGGTAATCAAAAAGCTTGAGGAACTTGGATATGTACATGAAGGTGATTTGGGAATTAAGAACAGAGAAGCATTTGCAAGAACGGACGCATATGTACCTTACGGTAGTGATGGTAATGAGAAGTACGAACATCATCTATACGTATGCAATAAAGAAAGTGAAGAATTAAAAAGACATATAACATTTCGAGAAATATTAAGAAAGCATCCTTCTTTAGTATCAGAGTATGCGAATTTGAAGAGAGAACTTTCCAATAAGTTTACAAACAATCGCAAAGCTTATACCGATGGGAAGACAGAATTTGTTACGAGGGTAATGAATGAATTTAAAGATGATTTCTAA
- a CDS encoding DUF2199 domain-containing protein, which translates to MKCPHCNNEFNELPLCYGIEAPYYFYTVPEEKRTELIRDFCVIDEQHFFIRGHIEIPIIDNKEKFIWSVWVTLSEENFLKSNELLHVEGREHEKPYFGWLSTELSIYPLTTLSLKTMVHTQEVGAVPLIELEQTNHPLAVEQREGITMERVKEIAHLINHSQY; encoded by the coding sequence ATGAAATGTCCCCACTGTAACAACGAATTCAATGAACTTCCTTTATGTTACGGAATTGAAGCACCCTATTATTTTTACACTGTACCAGAGGAGAAAAGAACAGAATTAATTAGAGATTTTTGTGTAATTGATGAACAACATTTTTTTATTAGAGGACATATTGAAATACCAATAATTGATAATAAAGAGAAATTTATATGGAGTGTTTGGGTTACTCTTAGTGAAGAGAATTTTTTGAAATCTAATGAATTATTGCACGTTGAAGGAAGGGAGCATGAAAAACCTTATTTTGGATGGCTCTCGACTGAACTTTCAATATATCCATTAACCACATTATCGTTAAAGACAATGGTACATACGCAAGAAGTTGGTGCTGTCCCGTTAATAGAATTAGAACAAACGAATCATCCACTTGCGGTTGAACAAAGAGAAGGAATTACAATGGAGAGAGTTAAAGAAATTGCTCATTTAATAAATCATAGTCAGTACTAG